The following proteins come from a genomic window of Streptomyces sp. Sge12:
- the rpsO gene encoding 30S ribosomal protein S15 — protein sequence MPLDAATKKQIITEFGAKEGDTGSPEVQVAMLSRRISDLTEHLKTHKHDHHSRRGLLILVGQRRRLLQYLAKKDIQRFRTLVERLGIRRGAAGAK from the coding sequence GTGCCGCTCGACGCCGCTACGAAGAAGCAGATCATCACCGAGTTCGGTGCCAAGGAGGGCGACACCGGCTCCCCCGAGGTCCAGGTTGCGATGCTCTCCCGCCGCATCTCGGACCTGACCGAGCACCTCAAGACGCACAAGCACGACCACCACTCCCGTCGTGGTCTGCTGATCCTGGTCGGCCAGCGTCGCCGCCTGCTGCAGTACCTGGCCAAGAAGGACATCCAGCGCTTCCGTACGCTGGTCGAGCGCCTCGGCATCCGCCGCGGTGCGGCCGGCGCCAAGTAA
- the eccD gene encoding type VII secretion integral membrane protein EccD, with protein sequence MSTAATTGFCRVTVVAPDSRIDVALPEDIAVADVYPELLRLTGQTQPVGAPTGFHLVRRSGTVLDGARTLAAQQVLDGEVLSLRPFAESLPPAVFDDVSDAVASAVVRDRHRWSDDMLRGAGLAGAALLLVMLGFVLWYADPLRHDMHGLPGIIAGAVGVLLTAVAGVRARVYRDRLSAVALGLSALPHLMIAGSGIVAPAVGQGPGRLQFLLGCVCALVASVALVALTPSGDAPFVAATFVAATGTIATFAAIATEASATYTAAACAPVAIGLVAFLPGLSARFARLPIGYAAPQSATEDYETPDRYETEPYGDQPGSDQHEPGGTPLDAEAIAAQARRGHEMLLGLVGGCAAVAVGAAAVLGFSDNTWGRLLALATGLAMLLRARLFRYTSQVVCALAAGLAAIALLILGMALHPPTDLLEALLLEHDRSGLDLRTIWLTAAVAAGAALLAGIALVIPRKGLSPFWGRLLDLTEAAVLLSLVPLTLAVLDVYSRARALTS encoded by the coding sequence GTGAGTACGGCCGCAACGACGGGTTTCTGCAGGGTCACCGTCGTGGCCCCCGACAGTCGCATCGACGTCGCCCTCCCCGAGGACATCGCCGTCGCCGACGTCTACCCCGAGCTGCTGCGCCTCACCGGCCAGACCCAGCCCGTCGGCGCCCCCACCGGCTTCCACCTCGTACGCCGCTCCGGCACCGTCCTCGACGGCGCCCGCACCCTCGCCGCCCAGCAGGTCCTCGACGGCGAGGTGCTGAGCCTGCGCCCCTTCGCCGAGTCCCTGCCGCCCGCCGTGTTCGACGACGTGTCCGACGCGGTCGCCTCCGCCGTGGTCCGCGACCGGCACCGCTGGAGCGACGACATGCTGCGCGGCGCGGGCCTGGCCGGCGCCGCCCTGCTGCTCGTCATGCTGGGCTTCGTCCTCTGGTACGCCGACCCGCTGCGCCACGACATGCACGGCCTGCCCGGGATCATCGCGGGCGCCGTCGGCGTGCTGCTCACCGCCGTCGCCGGGGTGCGCGCCCGGGTCTACCGCGACCGCCTCTCCGCCGTCGCGCTCGGCCTCAGCGCCCTCCCGCACCTGATGATCGCCGGCTCCGGGATCGTCGCCCCGGCCGTCGGCCAGGGCCCCGGCCGCCTCCAGTTCCTGCTCGGCTGCGTCTGCGCCCTGGTCGCCTCCGTGGCCCTGGTCGCGCTCACCCCCAGCGGCGACGCCCCCTTCGTCGCGGCCACCTTCGTCGCGGCCACCGGAACCATCGCCACCTTCGCGGCCATCGCCACCGAGGCCTCCGCCACCTACACCGCCGCCGCCTGCGCCCCCGTCGCCATCGGCCTCGTCGCCTTCCTCCCCGGCCTCTCCGCCCGCTTCGCCCGCCTGCCCATCGGCTACGCCGCCCCGCAGAGCGCCACCGAGGATTACGAGACCCCGGACCGCTACGAGACCGAGCCGTACGGTGACCAGCCCGGCTCCGACCAGCACGAGCCGGGCGGCACCCCGCTCGACGCCGAGGCCATCGCCGCCCAGGCCCGCCGCGGCCACGAGATGCTCCTCGGACTGGTCGGCGGCTGCGCCGCCGTCGCCGTCGGAGCCGCCGCCGTCCTCGGCTTCTCCGACAACACCTGGGGCCGCCTGCTGGCCCTGGCCACCGGCCTCGCCATGCTGCTGCGCGCCCGCCTCTTCCGCTACACCTCCCAGGTGGTCTGCGCCCTGGCCGCGGGCCTCGCCGCCATCGCACTGCTGATCCTCGGCATGGCCCTGCACCCGCCGACCGACCTGCTCGAAGCCCTCCTGCTGGAGCACGACCGCAGCGGCCTGGACCTCCGTACGATCTGGCTGACCGCCGCCGTCGCGGCCGGCGCGGCCCTCCTCGCGGGAATTGCGCTTGTCATCCCCCGCAAGGGCCTGTCACCCTTCTGGGGAAGGCTGCTCGACCTCACCGAGGCGGCGGTCCTGCTCAGCCTCGTGCCCCTTACCCTGGCTGTGCTGGACGTTTACTCCCGGGCCCGCGCTCTCACCAGCTGA